In Streptomyces sp. NBC_01717, one DNA window encodes the following:
- a CDS encoding transposase has product MSVQPQPWPEPAPEIAAAIRAMYSGKREVPLPMGVRDQLGELFADAEFAAGFGQRGRPGWSPGRLVLVTVLQQTENLTDRQAAEEVWANLGKYVLGLELADPGFDHTVLSEFRSWAVAHGLEEKGLGPAAGRTGTDSTHVITAVPQRRRARTEDPRGL; this is encoded by the coding sequence GTGTCGGTGCAGCCGCAGCCCTGGCCGGAGCCGGCACCGGAGATCGCCGCGGCGATCCGGGCGATGTACTCGGGTAAGCGGGAGGTCCCGCTGCCGATGGGGGTCCGTGACCAGCTCGGGGAGCTGTTCGCCGATGCCGAGTTCGCGGCCGGGTTCGGACAGCGGGGCAGGCCGGGCTGGTCCCCGGGACGCCTCGTGCTGGTCACCGTGCTGCAGCAGACCGAGAACCTCACCGACCGGCAGGCCGCCGAGGAAGTGTGGGCCAACCTGGGGAAATACGTCCTCGGACTGGAGCTGGCCGACCCGGGCTTCGACCACACGGTGCTGTCGGAGTTCCGCTCCTGGGCGGTCGCGCACGGCCTGGAGGAGAAGGGCCTTGGACCTGCTGCTGGCCGCACTGGCACGGACTCCACCCACGTCATCACCGCGGTACCCCAGCGCCGACGAGCCCGGACTGAAGACCCACGAGGGCTATGA
- a CDS encoding transposase, with the protein MHALTDAGRPYSAAARELGLDRRTVRKYARACSWHEVMRRPPRRPSTLDPYLDYLQQRWDEGQHSAKILHQELLGKGYLGHYQRVKMALAPLRRGLPLDEPRERPPSPREAARWITTNPLRHGPQTAERLRRLLEHCPELQRAHELIRQFAAMLDTRDATPLPEWLDQLTNSGLAPFASIATALREDQKAVAQGITTPYNSGVNEDRITDVKLQKRVMGGRASVPLLRHRVVLIAHLRRHYTDQRTLLQDDLRLRKSCQSPGCAQSRTAERAQDACTGFRSVV; encoded by the coding sequence GTGCACGCGCTGACTGACGCCGGCCGCCCCTACAGCGCCGCGGCCCGCGAACTCGGACTGGACCGCCGCACCGTCCGCAAATACGCCCGGGCCTGCAGCTGGCACGAGGTGATGCGCCGCCCTCCACGCCGCCCATCAACCCTGGATCCCTACCTCGACTACCTGCAGCAACGCTGGGACGAGGGCCAGCACAGCGCCAAGATCCTCCACCAGGAACTCCTCGGCAAGGGCTACCTGGGCCACTACCAGCGCGTGAAAATGGCCCTCGCACCTCTACGACGCGGCCTGCCTCTGGACGAGCCCCGCGAGCGGCCGCCCTCTCCACGAGAAGCCGCACGCTGGATCACCACCAACCCACTCCGGCACGGCCCGCAGACCGCTGAGCGTCTGCGGCGGCTGCTCGAACATTGCCCGGAACTTCAGCGCGCCCACGAACTGATCCGACAGTTCGCCGCCATGCTCGATACGCGCGACGCCACACCGCTGCCCGAGTGGCTCGACCAGCTCACCAACAGCGGACTGGCACCCTTCGCCAGCATCGCCACCGCCCTACGCGAAGACCAGAAAGCGGTCGCCCAGGGAATCACAACCCCGTACAACTCCGGAGTCAACGAAGACCGCATCACCGACGTCAAACTCCAGAAACGCGTCATGGGCGGCCGGGCCAGCGTCCCACTCCTCCGCCACCGAGTCGTACTGATCGCCCACCTACGCCGCCACTACACGGACCAGCGGACCTTGCTCCAAGATGATCTCCGGCTACGAAAATCTTGCCAGAGCCCCGGATGTGCCCAGTCACGTACAGCTGAGCGTGCCCAGGACGCCTGCACTGGATTCAGGTCCGTCGTCTGA
- a CDS encoding IS5 family transposase: MTDAEWAAVRPLLPVPAWLNGRGGRPEGYCHRQLLDAIRYLVAGGISWRAMPADFPDWGRVYAFFRRWREHGLVTEFHDRLRGKVREREGREAEPTAGIIDAHSVRAAATVPSASRGYDGGKKVPGRKRHIVTDTLGPLLVVSVTAANIGDRDAAAGLLTRLRLLHRDISLVWADGGYTGGLVDWCRDRLALTLEIVKRTDDMTGFVVLPRRWVAERTFAWLMNSRRLARDYETLPASSEAVIRWSMVTRMSRRLARPRAAGRH; encoded by the coding sequence ATGACGGACGCGGAGTGGGCGGCCGTGCGGCCGTTGCTGCCGGTGCCGGCCTGGCTGAATGGGCGGGGTGGACGCCCCGAGGGCTACTGCCACCGCCAACTGCTGGACGCGATCCGCTACCTGGTCGCGGGCGGGATCTCCTGGCGGGCGATGCCCGCGGACTTTCCAGACTGGGGCCGGGTCTACGCCTTCTTCCGCCGCTGGCGCGAGCACGGGCTGGTCACCGAGTTCCACGACCGGCTGCGCGGGAAGGTCCGTGAACGCGAAGGCCGTGAGGCCGAGCCCACCGCGGGGATCATCGACGCCCATTCGGTGCGGGCCGCCGCGACGGTGCCGTCCGCCTCACGCGGCTACGACGGCGGAAAGAAGGTGCCGGGCCGCAAACGGCACATCGTGACCGACACGCTGGGCCCGCTCCTGGTCGTCTCGGTCACCGCCGCGAACATCGGCGACCGGGACGCCGCGGCAGGACTGCTGACCCGGCTGCGCCTTCTGCACCGCGACATCTCCCTCGTCTGGGCCGACGGCGGCTACACCGGCGGCCTCGTCGACTGGTGCCGGGACAGACTGGCCCTGACCTTGGAGATCGTCAAGCGCACCGACGACATGACAGGGTTCGTGGTCCTCCCCCGACGCTGGGTGGCAGAGCGCACGTTCGCGTGGTTGATGAACTCCCGCCGTCTGGCCCGGGACTACGAGACGTTGCCGGCCAGCAGCGAGGCGGTGATCCGGTGGTCGATGGTCACGCGGATGAGCCGGCGTCTGGCACGGCCACGGGCCGCCGGCCGGCACTGA
- a CDS encoding helix-turn-helix transcriptional regulator, whose amino-acid sequence MDRIDLAAFLRTMRERLQPHDVGLPAGTARRTPGLRREEVARLAHISVEYYARLEQARGSSPSRRVLSELARALRLSTDERVHLFELAGVAPESPDGPRSDVPATVLNLLEHMTEIAAFVVNARYDVIAWNSLATALFEDFSAVPPARRNLIYRHFLHPDPADRHYGMTGAEEFSQLAVGQLRAAAGRYPNDPQIGTMVDTLHRRSAEFAELWDHHHVESGAHHHKTMQHPVVGTLQLNCDTLAVPLRDQRLVCFTAERGSSSHNALRLLSVVGTQDMSVTKDNG is encoded by the coding sequence ATGGACCGCATTGACCTGGCCGCATTCCTGCGAACCATGCGGGAGCGGCTGCAACCCCACGACGTCGGCCTGCCGGCCGGCACCGCCCGGCGCACACCCGGGCTGCGCCGCGAAGAGGTGGCCCGGCTCGCGCACATCTCCGTCGAGTACTACGCACGTCTGGAACAGGCACGCGGATCCAGCCCCTCCCGACGGGTCCTGAGCGAACTGGCCCGCGCCCTGCGCCTCAGCACGGACGAACGTGTCCACCTCTTCGAACTTGCCGGCGTCGCACCGGAGTCGCCGGATGGACCGCGCTCGGACGTTCCGGCGACGGTGCTGAACCTGCTGGAGCACATGACCGAAATCGCTGCGTTCGTCGTCAATGCCCGCTACGACGTAATCGCATGGAACTCGCTCGCCACCGCGCTCTTCGAGGACTTCTCCGCTGTGCCCCCGGCCCGGCGCAACCTCATCTACCGTCATTTCCTCCACCCCGATCCCGCCGACCGCCACTACGGCATGACCGGTGCCGAGGAGTTCAGCCAGCTGGCGGTCGGCCAGCTACGCGCCGCCGCCGGCCGCTACCCCAACGACCCGCAGATCGGCACCATGGTCGACACGCTGCACAGGCGCAGCGCCGAGTTCGCCGAGCTGTGGGACCACCATCACGTCGAAAGCGGCGCCCACCACCACAAAACCATGCAGCACCCCGTGGTCGGCACGCTGCAGCTCAACTGCGACACCCTCGCCGTTCCCCTGCGCGACCAACGCCTCGTCTGCTTCACCGCCGAACGCGGCAGCTCCTCCCATAACGCGCTCCGACTGCTCTCCGTTGTCGGCACCCAGGACATGAGCGTGACGAAGGACAACGGATGA
- a CDS encoding glycosyltransferase: MAKIIVTASPLLGHIVPLAAIATDLTERGHEVLFYTGVQFEDRVRKTGARFVPYPAEVDPGRGAFDAGFVEREKLAPFERIAFDLKHFGADPAPVHDKRLQELLAEFPATVVISELTSFGTLPTALRAPRGQRPLLVNIGITPPPFDSVDTAPFGPGLLPPTTDEERARYNEMRVQMGAIFADAQQYVEGVFTSMGVTLPGPLFNAMAAVPDHLLQLTVPAFEYPRSDAPHGFRFIGPFPAGPDSEFERPDWWADLSSGRSVVVVTQGTVENNDLSQLVVPTLSALADADVTVVAATARPDGPDMVRAEMDGQVPANVHLAGFVPFEQLLPLADVLVTNAGYGGVQTALRHGVPLVVAGETEDKPEVAARVEWSGTGVNLHSARPQVTAVRAAVDEVLNELRYRERAGEIQRKFAEYHPFDIIAEIVEQA, from the coding sequence ATGGCGAAGATCATTGTCACAGCGAGCCCTTTGCTCGGCCATATCGTGCCCCTCGCGGCGATCGCGACCGACCTGACCGAACGCGGCCACGAGGTGCTTTTCTACACGGGCGTCCAGTTCGAAGACCGGGTTCGCAAGACTGGGGCACGCTTCGTCCCGTACCCCGCGGAGGTCGACCCCGGCAGAGGCGCCTTCGACGCCGGCTTCGTCGAGCGCGAGAAACTCGCCCCCTTCGAACGCATAGCCTTCGACCTCAAGCACTTCGGCGCCGACCCCGCGCCGGTCCACGACAAGCGCCTTCAGGAACTGCTCGCAGAGTTCCCCGCCACCGTGGTGATCAGCGAACTCACGTCCTTCGGGACGCTGCCGACGGCCCTGCGTGCCCCTCGGGGTCAGCGCCCGCTCCTGGTGAACATCGGCATCACGCCGCCCCCCTTCGACAGTGTGGACACCGCGCCTTTCGGGCCGGGGCTGCTCCCGCCCACCACCGACGAAGAACGCGCTCGCTACAACGAGATGCGCGTCCAGATGGGGGCGATCTTCGCCGATGCGCAACAGTACGTGGAGGGCGTCTTCACCTCGATGGGCGTCACGCTCCCCGGCCCCCTCTTCAACGCCATGGCCGCGGTCCCCGACCACCTGCTCCAACTGACCGTTCCCGCCTTCGAGTACCCGCGCAGCGACGCGCCGCACGGCTTCCGCTTCATCGGCCCCTTCCCGGCTGGCCCCGACAGTGAATTCGAACGCCCCGACTGGTGGGCGGACTTGTCCTCCGGCCGGTCGGTCGTCGTCGTCACCCAGGGCACCGTGGAGAACAACGACCTGTCCCAACTCGTCGTCCCCACGCTCAGCGCCCTGGCGGATGCGGACGTGACCGTCGTCGCTGCCACCGCACGCCCCGACGGCCCCGACATGGTGCGGGCGGAGATGGACGGCCAGGTCCCCGCCAACGTCCACCTCGCCGGATTCGTACCCTTCGAGCAGCTGCTGCCGCTCGCCGATGTCCTGGTCACCAACGCCGGTTACGGCGGCGTCCAGACCGCGCTGCGCCACGGCGTACCACTCGTCGTCGCCGGTGAGACCGAGGACAAGCCCGAGGTCGCCGCCCGCGTGGAGTGGTCCGGCACCGGCGTCAACCTGCACAGCGCCCGCCCACAGGTGACCGCTGTCCGCGCCGCCGTCGACGAGGTACTGAACGAACTGCGGTACCGCGAGCGTGCGGGCGAGATCCAGAGAAAGTTCGCCGAGTATCACCCCTTCGACATCATCGCCGAGATCGTCGAGCAGGCCTAG
- a CDS encoding NmrA/HSCARG family protein has translation MSEKKIIAVVGATGAQGGGLARAILADQDGPFAVRAITRDARSDKARALADSGAEVVEADLGDEASLRRAFDGAYGAYVVTNYWEGMSAETELAQAGNAARAAKGAGLRHVIWSTLEDTRAHLPVSDARVPVLEGSYTVPHFDAKAEADRFFVDLGVPTTLLRTTFYWEAFLQGFAPSRDDSGHLVLSLPMGDRALAGIAAEDIGRVALAIFARGEEFIGETVSIAGEHLTGEQLASAFAELYGEPVAYQPLTHDQFRALGIPAAVEIGNMFQYYTEAAEAFTGARDLNLVRNLHPGLQTFRDWLSAHKDALTVG, from the coding sequence GTGTCCGAGAAGAAGATCATTGCGGTGGTCGGGGCCACGGGCGCCCAGGGCGGCGGACTGGCGCGCGCCATCCTGGCCGACCAGGACGGGCCGTTCGCGGTCCGCGCGATCACCCGCGACGCGAGGTCGGACAAGGCTCGTGCACTGGCCGACAGCGGCGCCGAGGTGGTCGAGGCCGACCTCGGCGACGAGGCGAGCCTGCGCCGGGCGTTCGACGGCGCGTACGGCGCGTACGTGGTGACGAACTACTGGGAGGGCATGTCCGCCGAGACGGAGCTGGCCCAGGCCGGCAATGCGGCGCGGGCCGCGAAGGGCGCCGGGCTGCGGCATGTCATCTGGTCGACGCTGGAGGACACCCGCGCCCACCTCCCGGTCTCCGACGCGCGGGTGCCCGTACTCGAGGGGTCCTACACCGTTCCGCACTTCGATGCCAAGGCTGAGGCGGACCGGTTCTTCGTCGACCTCGGCGTGCCGACGACGTTGCTGCGCACCACCTTTTACTGGGAGGCGTTCCTGCAGGGCTTCGCCCCCAGCCGCGACGACTCCGGCCACCTGGTGCTGAGCCTGCCGATGGGCGACCGCGCGCTGGCCGGGATCGCCGCCGAAGACATCGGCAGGGTCGCACTGGCGATCTTCGCCCGTGGTGAGGAGTTCATCGGGGAGACGGTCAGTATCGCCGGTGAGCATCTGACCGGCGAGCAGCTGGCCTCTGCGTTCGCTGAGCTGTACGGCGAGCCGGTGGCCTACCAGCCGCTCACCCACGACCAGTTCCGGGCACTGGGCATTCCCGCCGCCGTGGAGATCGGCAACATGTTCCAGTACTACACCGAGGCCGCCGAGGCCTTCACCGGCGCCCGCGACCTGAACCTCGTCCGGAACCTGCACCCGGGTCTGCAGACCTTCCGCGACTGGCTGAGCGCCCACAAGGACGCCCTCACCGTCGGCTGA
- a CDS encoding transposase yields the protein MIEARTRSRVPARCSGCGVVSDWIHSRYVRHLADAALGGRPVRIDLSVRRLYCENASCPKVTFAEQVPGLTVRYQRRTPLLQHLVEAVGVVLAGRGGARMLRVMNVRLSRCTVLAQLMRMPLPPLVTPRVLGVDDFALYGATYGTLLVDATTRLPLTLWEGRDAEQLSRWLRAHPGVEVACRDGSLTYRQGIADGAPDAVQVSDRFHLW from the coding sequence GTGATCGAGGCCCGTACGCGCTCCCGTGTTCCAGCACGATGCAGCGGGTGCGGCGTCGTGAGCGACTGGATCCACAGCCGCTATGTCCGGCATCTTGCCGATGCGGCGCTCGGCGGCCGGCCTGTCCGGATCGACCTGTCCGTGCGCCGTCTGTACTGCGAGAACGCGTCCTGCCCGAAGGTGACCTTCGCCGAACAGGTACCGGGGTTGACCGTGCGCTACCAGCGGCGAACGCCACTGCTGCAGCACCTGGTCGAGGCGGTCGGCGTGGTGCTGGCAGGCCGGGGCGGAGCCCGGATGCTGCGCGTCATGAACGTCAGACTCTCGCGCTGCACCGTGCTCGCCCAGCTGATGCGGATGCCACTGCCGCCGCTGGTCACACCCAGAGTGCTGGGGGTGGACGACTTCGCGCTCTACGGCGCCACCTACGGCACCCTCCTGGTCGACGCCACCACCCGTCTCCCGCTCACCCTCTGGGAGGGCAGGGACGCCGAACAGCTCAGCCGATGGCTGCGCGCGCATCCCGGAGTCGAGGTCGCCTGTCGCGACGGATCTCTCACCTACCGGCAAGGGATCGCCGACGGTGCCCCCGACGCCGTCCAGGTCAGCGACCGCTTCCACTTGTGGTAG
- a CDS encoding cupin domain-containing protein, whose translation MDLLLAALARTPPTSSPRYPSADEPGLKTHEGYERVYVLNGRLPLLLGDRALVLAPGEVAVFDPHVPRWLGPADDQPVELLVIFGQQGERAHLHARPN comes from the coding sequence TTGGACCTGCTGCTGGCCGCACTGGCACGGACTCCACCCACGTCATCACCGCGGTACCCCAGCGCCGACGAGCCCGGACTGAAGACCCACGAGGGCTATGAGCGGGTCTACGTCCTCAACGGCCGCCTGCCTCTCCTGCTCGGCGACCGTGCTCTTGTCCTGGCACCCGGCGAGGTGGCGGTGTTCGACCCCCACGTACCGCGCTGGCTCGGTCCCGCCGACGACCAGCCGGTGGAACTCCTCGTCATCTTCGGACAGCAGGGCGAGCGTGCCCACTTGCATGCCCGCCCCAACTGA
- a CDS encoding relaxase/mobilization nuclease domain-containing protein, translating to MVPDINPPGGRTIGLLKYLYRTSDIEAHIDPHIVAAYDPFIADPGRDPSATFTELAADLDQWVDALKYKAPAKHVWHCSVRTADTDRILSDEEWATVARRIVNATGIAPEGDEQACRWIAVRHAPDHIHLVATLVRADRTQPRRHKDATRAQAECREIEREFGLRQLKKGDGTAAKRPTSAERRKAERLGQEATSRELLREHVHRALAGAADETEFFDRLAAEGVRIKKRVAPSGDLLGYAIAIVGDRNADQEPIWYSGSKLAPDLSLPKIRERFKANGNAPEPPALMERFGESAPGRARRFAAEAVDTALTALASPDDEAVAAHLVGVGEVLDALTQTTLGRPHKELQDAARTFEHAVRSHIRGEQTQMYALRRAARQIVHSGPALGRGADGATTALVLDLLILTVIAAGHWHAAHHHGQQAEAARRTAMHLRTAYRAAAADPLADMRAYGERLTARTQQHHAQAFRSALPKLADRVQVEAGWPALTAVLDQAQRAGHDTTALLRKVSAQRELYSADSVSEVLVWRLYRLDLVPAKMPTAAPANQRTAAQDLHTVPPATLASTHGARSRQR from the coding sequence TTGGTCCCCGACATCAATCCGCCCGGCGGCCGGACGATCGGCCTGCTCAAGTACCTCTACCGAACCAGCGACATCGAAGCCCACATCGACCCGCACATCGTCGCCGCCTACGACCCCTTCATCGCCGATCCCGGCCGCGATCCGAGCGCCACGTTCACCGAACTCGCCGCCGATCTGGACCAGTGGGTCGACGCCCTGAAGTACAAGGCGCCGGCCAAGCATGTCTGGCACTGTTCGGTGCGCACCGCGGACACCGACCGCATCCTGAGCGACGAGGAATGGGCCACCGTCGCACGCCGCATCGTCAACGCCACTGGCATCGCCCCCGAAGGCGACGAGCAAGCATGCCGCTGGATCGCCGTCCGGCACGCTCCCGATCACATCCATCTCGTCGCCACCCTCGTACGCGCCGACCGCACCCAGCCACGCCGCCACAAGGACGCCACTCGCGCCCAGGCGGAATGCCGGGAGATCGAAAGGGAATTCGGCCTGCGACAACTGAAGAAGGGCGACGGCACCGCCGCCAAACGCCCCACCAGTGCCGAGCGCCGCAAAGCCGAACGCCTCGGTCAGGAGGCCACCTCGCGTGAACTGCTGCGAGAGCACGTCCACCGCGCCCTCGCCGGCGCCGCTGACGAGACCGAGTTCTTCGACCGCCTGGCCGCCGAAGGCGTACGCATCAAGAAGCGCGTCGCGCCATCCGGTGACCTGCTCGGTTACGCCATCGCGATCGTCGGCGATCGCAACGCCGACCAGGAACCCATCTGGTACTCCGGCTCGAAACTCGCACCAGACCTGTCCCTGCCCAAGATCCGTGAGCGATTCAAGGCCAACGGGAACGCCCCCGAGCCCCCGGCCCTCATGGAACGATTCGGCGAATCCGCCCCAGGCCGCGCCCGCCGTTTCGCCGCCGAAGCCGTCGATACGGCACTCACCGCGCTCGCCTCCCCCGACGACGAGGCCGTGGCTGCCCACCTCGTCGGGGTGGGCGAAGTCCTCGACGCCCTCACCCAAACCACCCTGGGCCGTCCACATAAGGAACTCCAAGACGCCGCACGGACCTTCGAGCACGCAGTGCGCTCCCACATTCGCGGCGAGCAGACCCAGATGTACGCCCTGCGACGGGCTGCCCGCCAGATCGTCCACTCCGGCCCTGCCCTCGGACGCGGCGCAGATGGCGCCACCACCGCTCTGGTCCTGGACCTTCTGATCCTCACCGTCATCGCCGCCGGACACTGGCACGCCGCCCACCATCACGGCCAACAAGCCGAAGCCGCACGCCGAACCGCCATGCACCTGCGCACGGCGTACCGGGCTGCTGCTGCAGACCCGTTGGCCGACATGCGCGCTTACGGCGAAAGGCTCACCGCCCGCACGCAGCAGCATCACGCCCAAGCGTTCCGCTCTGCACTGCCCAAGCTGGCCGACCGCGTCCAGGTCGAGGCCGGTTGGCCCGCCCTGACGGCCGTACTCGACCAGGCACAGCGCGCCGGCCACGACACCACAGCCCTCCTGCGTAAGGTCTCGGCGCAGCGGGAGCTCTACAGCGCAGACTCTGTCAGCGAGGTGCTTGTCTGGCGCCTGTACCGGCTGGACCTCGTACCCGCCAAGATGCCCACCGCTGCACCAGCAAACCAGCGCACGGCGGCACAGGACCTGCACACCGTCCCTCCGGCCACTCTCGCGAGTACACACGGTGCGCGCTCTCGCCAGCGTTGA
- a CDS encoding SDR family NAD(P)-dependent oxidoreductase, which translates to MDFKGRTALVTGASSGIGAAFTRELAARGCQVVLVARREQRLTELAAEIENRYARPAHVVVADLSLPTAPAAVHAATEKLGLHIDILVNNAGFATYGPFDTIDPDREHAMVMVNAAAVVDLTHHYLPGMLTEGGGAVINVSSVAAFQAVPFQAVYAASKAFVEAFSESLWAEYRARGIRIVACCPSATDTEYFQVLGNDDEARMGPKRPPEGVVRDTLRALERNRPHVVIGYPWKLVALVPRVVPRATMARFGERIMRPNRHPGSQRRQDVPPSR; encoded by the coding sequence ATGGACTTCAAAGGGCGCACTGCCCTCGTCACCGGAGCCTCCTCAGGTATAGGAGCCGCCTTCACGCGAGAACTCGCAGCGCGCGGTTGCCAGGTCGTCCTGGTCGCGCGACGCGAGCAGCGCCTCACGGAACTCGCCGCTGAAATAGAGAACCGTTACGCGCGCCCGGCGCACGTCGTCGTCGCCGATCTGAGTCTGCCCACGGCCCCGGCCGCCGTTCACGCCGCCACAGAAAAGCTTGGCCTGCACATCGACATCCTTGTCAATAACGCCGGCTTCGCCACCTACGGCCCATTCGACACAATCGACCCCGACCGCGAACATGCCATGGTGATGGTGAACGCCGCCGCGGTTGTCGATCTCACCCATCACTACCTGCCTGGAATGCTCACAGAAGGCGGCGGCGCCGTCATCAATGTTTCCTCTGTCGCCGCATTTCAGGCTGTGCCGTTTCAAGCGGTCTATGCCGCTTCAAAGGCGTTCGTAGAGGCGTTCAGTGAATCGCTGTGGGCCGAGTACCGCGCCCGCGGCATCCGCATAGTGGCCTGCTGCCCGTCCGCCACCGACACCGAATATTTTCAGGTCCTCGGGAACGACGACGAGGCACGCATGGGGCCCAAGCGGCCACCAGAAGGCGTTGTCCGCGACACCTTGCGGGCGCTGGAGAGAAATCGTCCGCATGTGGTCATCGGATATCCGTGGAAGCTCGTCGCCCTGGTTCCCAGAGTCGTACCCCGGGCGACCATGGCGCGATTCGGTGAGAGGATCATGCGGCCGAATCGACACCCCGGGTCCCAGCGCCGCCAGGACGTCCCGCCGTCGCGGTGA
- a CDS encoding serine/threonine-protein kinase, protein MERGGRIADRYELVKRLGSGGMGEVWAGRDHDLHRNVALKLLILNQGTHSDLPKRFEREAVAAAQINHPNVAALYERGVQGNVHYIVLEKVEGSSLGDVILHDGRLDPARALAIADGICAALVAAHRAGVVHYDIKPHNVMLTADGQVKVVDFGIAGFNQTPLPLARTTVLTPAGTAEYAAPEQFLAERGDERSDLYALGGVLFAMLTGQPPFTGDGFMEVLQRKLAEDAPRPDTIRPGLPPALTALVSELLDRVPDRRPQTAQQVQTYLSRLQRGPGAPKTSDRPPIPDAGPGSTVAISPGGLQSPLVQALASVSGPLEFGAQLRVLRQRADGTWTETRMAHAVFSSEWPLDPNDQARADTIVERWFNGASLPARWAALERLVTALGARDDEVSAVRVAWIRVISSHPDVPLTPDGSLGPTAPRATQPAPQPPSRPPGRVWRWLR, encoded by the coding sequence ATGGAACGCGGCGGGAGGATCGCCGACCGGTACGAGCTGGTCAAGCGGCTCGGCAGCGGTGGCATGGGCGAGGTGTGGGCCGGGCGGGACCACGACCTGCATCGCAACGTCGCGCTCAAACTGCTCATCCTCAACCAGGGAACCCATTCTGACCTGCCCAAGCGGTTCGAACGCGAGGCGGTTGCCGCTGCGCAGATCAACCACCCGAACGTAGCTGCCCTCTACGAACGCGGTGTCCAGGGCAACGTGCACTACATCGTTCTGGAGAAGGTCGAGGGCTCCAGCCTCGGCGACGTCATCCTTCACGACGGCCGCCTGGACCCCGCCCGCGCACTAGCCATCGCCGACGGGATCTGTGCAGCGCTGGTCGCCGCACATCGCGCCGGAGTCGTCCACTACGACATCAAGCCCCACAACGTGATGCTCACCGCTGACGGACAGGTCAAGGTGGTCGACTTCGGGATCGCCGGATTCAATCAGACACCCTTGCCCCTGGCACGAACCACCGTGTTGACCCCGGCCGGTACCGCCGAATACGCCGCACCGGAACAGTTCCTGGCCGAGCGCGGCGATGAACGCTCCGACCTGTACGCGCTCGGCGGAGTCCTGTTCGCGATGCTGACCGGCCAACCACCGTTCACCGGGGACGGGTTCATGGAGGTACTCCAGCGCAAGCTGGCCGAGGACGCACCGCGACCCGACACGATCCGCCCCGGTCTTCCGCCCGCTTTGACTGCGCTCGTCAGCGAACTCCTGGATCGCGTCCCCGACCGGCGCCCACAGACGGCACAGCAGGTCCAGACGTACCTCAGCCGCCTCCAGAGGGGCCCAGGAGCTCCAAAAACCTCCGACCGTCCGCCCATCCCGGACGCCGGACCCGGCAGCACGGTCGCCATCAGCCCCGGCGGTCTTCAGTCTCCCCTCGTACAAGCCCTGGCGTCGGTCTCAGGGCCGCTGGAATTCGGCGCTCAACTGCGGGTGCTGCGGCAGCGGGCGGACGGCACGTGGACCGAAACGCGGATGGCCCATGCGGTGTTCTCGTCGGAGTGGCCCTTAGACCCCAACGACCAGGCGAGAGCCGACACCATCGTGGAGCGCTGGTTCAACGGCGCCAGCCTCCCCGCGCGCTGGGCCGCCCTTGAGCGGCTCGTGACCGCCCTCGGTGCCCGTGACGACGAAGTATCGGCCGTCCGTGTCGCATGGATCCGTGTCATCTCGTCCCACCCGGACGTCCCGCTCACGCCCGACGGTTCCCTCGGCCCGACAGCACCCCGCGCCACCCAGCCCGCACCCCAGCCGCCCTCCCGACCGCCTGGCCGTGTCTGGCGATGGTTGCGGTGA